aatattttatctggcaataatttttcaccTGATTTTCAATAATAGCAAATGGGTGAGCATGTATACTCTCATTTGTTTGCAATTTAGTATGAACTTTTgcgttcatatttttttaaaataaattatataattatttcaaGAGCCGTTTACGAAAAAATAACAcaaaacaattaaaaaaatggtgtgcaaacacaaataaatatagcaAAAAGTATGTAGCATAGTGTGCATAACACAGTGTACATAGCACTGTGTACATAGCATTATGAACAGTTAAGAAATAATGCGCATGCATATTTCCGGTATCTTGTTTGGGtttcattaaataattttttctagGACgtcatttatttcatccTTCATAAAACCAACAAGATCATTTTTGAATTGCAAAAAGTCAAATGTTGtcgaattttttaaaaatgaaaaatcaaatggaataatatattctttcattatattgtctgcattatttttacattcaaaaatatattcacaaAATAGAGGAAATGAATTTATACCTTCATTGCTAAACAgtttttcaattattttatttgaatcgCATCGTTTTATTTCGttattatcttttaaatataattttttttctaataaattataacagttatatttttttaaatatccATAACATACATAAGGTTTTACAAGGAAtaatttttccatattctctttattatttactaaTAGCACTCCTTTAAATTTCTCTTGTAAATTTAATTCCTACAAATGGGTATCCAAAAaagcgaaaaaaataaaaaacatagaacataaaaatacatgaaCTAGTCATGCATATAATGTGTGGGACATggtctttttctttttaaaaatgaaataatatgtagtaagaaattattatttattttttttaatatttatatggtATGTACCTGGAGGATTTCTTTTGATTTTGGATTAATACAAtcgatattatttttcattgcAAAGACACAATGTATGTTATCatcaaatttttcattctCTAGTtggttttttaaatttacatattcattttcCTGTTTTTGTAACTTCTtttcatattctttttttttgtatgctGTACTGaactttctttttttgtgtgtCTGTTAAAGAGTAGggtacaaaaaatatttgaaaaattaatcaTTACTTATAATAGATATGTAGAACAATAGTTTTATAAACATGTAGGtaattgtatattattttgtaaagctgttaattttttttattcttaccTTTTTGAGATTTTGACTATTTtctgatttttttattaaaatttttttctctccCTTAAATTGTACTTTCTTAACTCTCTTAAATTTcacatgttttttttttttatttccaattttattatttatagctttcttattttgtttccccttattcattttgttaGTTCGTTTGTTTATGCTCTTTTGTTGTTTATgctgtttatatatattcttaataTTCTGTCctgatattattattttttttttttaattttgtataaatatattttttatttattcaaaagtttttaaattcaaaatttgGAATCGCTTCAAGCGGTTATAGCAACATCAAAAAAATGcgcttaaaaaatataagcaatgaaaaaaaaattcgcaaaaaattaacaaaaaaaataaaaatttaatgataaaaaatgcaaaatatttaaaaaatttaatttatttaaaagttataaataactaaattaaaaaaaaaaaaataattctatatatttgtatggCTAAAATAGTGATGCTTTGTAAgttttccatattttaaaaattggttgaagaaaaaatatttggcTATATCACACTTAGTATGTATATCATGACTTTACAGTAAATAGTTTTGTTCACTAGTTTTGTTCAgtagttttattttgaaaaaatatcttgaatataaatgaataccCCATTCTATggcatatattaattatataatatgctgCCTCCTCGTATTATTATGTGCcaaaattgttataaaaCGGTTTACAATCATAAATTGTTATGACTACTTGTACAggcacatatatatgttattgttattttcgGCATGCTTCTCGCTTTCCTTCTACGTGGGGTGAAACTACTCTGTTCGCAAATCGATGGTTGCTATTATAACCTGTGCAGGAATGTCTTTCCATTTTTCAACAAAATGTAGTGACTAATATATGGAATTTCGCtacatgaatatatttgatatactataatgaattattataattaacttcttttctttatcattttatcAAGCCATATAGTTATACAAACTTAAGATTTCAAGTCGTGGCGATTTTTGTGTCTAtagatttatttatatgtttccCTTTGatttcaataaaatatcttgcttcttttgttttaatatgATTAGGATTAATAGTTTGTGTCTTAGCCTTTTGATTGAAACtgtttataaatttgtaaatCATATATTGAGGTGGCTTTACAATTTGTTTgcaatttatattttcatatttatttccatcATAACTATTGCTACTACTAATGATGGAATTGGCTTTACTACTTTTAGCTAGCTGTTTTTTTTGCGCAATATTTTGTATGCTACTTTGGCTACTCTCCGACGATTTAGAATTCGTATTTGTTCTCTCCGTATTTGTTCGCTCCGTGTTTGTTCGCTCCGTGTTTGTTGAAACTTTATCACGGTGAATGCATATCCTTggtattttataaatttttttattttttttttcttttaatataattttattttttgaaggTTTTGTATTGGTAGCTATATGGCACTGATTAGCCCGATAAGCGACACCCTTTTCTGGTTTCGATTTTAAACGTAATGGTGTGTcacttttaaaataatcattTGTATGAAATAAAGAAAGAATGTATTGCTCAAGAAGATTATTCTTACATTCTAAAGGGGaattaacatattttttatatacttgtaacattttataaatagaaatattttctaaaattaatattctttttgttttcataaatttatataaagaataatatataatttgtaatgtgtaaatcattttaaatccttttatttttccaacTAATTCAATTTTTCCGTTTATTTTAGTTTCCTTTTCaacatcatttatatttatataattataagcaattttttttttttttttaaaatagctatttgcccatatttgaaaaattagaTTTTCGATATAATCTCCTGGCTTGtaaggtaaaaaaaattcacaaAAATAGCTTATTTCGTCTgttgtatatttaaaataatttttatattttatatttttccaataaaattttatatatggttTTCCATATAGACATAATagatcattattatttgtattatatacatcatgtattattaaatgtaACATCAGCGTGTCTGGCCATTCTACATCCATTTTCGTTACTCTATTTGACAATTCACTTATTAAAACtaaaattttaagaaagtaaaaaggaaaaactaaaatatatttatatgtatattttcaaaaaatgacCAAACTCAATactgaaaaaatatgtaattgCCTTACtttttgatataaatatattatttatgaaaaagcagaaaaaaaataaatataattttaactTTTCAAATAGTGTCTTTTAAGGTCACCCAAAAGGAAGTACATAAAAGAGATGTTTCAAACATATAGacacacatttttttttaaaattaacaaattgCATTTTCGAAAACATTTCGAAAGAATGATTAGCTGATGTTTggttgataatatttttatatatttcgagagaaaaattatttctttttttttaattgaaaAGGTGTTATATGTTGTATagcaaataaaatgataatacgCATGGGgagacaaaaaaatgaattttgtAAACGGCACAATTTAATCATGCTATGAGAATAAGCAAATTCGACATggtataaaataaaaacataatgccactataaaaatttgcaaaaaaaaaaaaaaaaaacatttgcAGAGTGTTGTATAAATAGTGCATGTGTGTCTAATTAATGtgcattttatttgatttataatttcgcatattttttctaatttttcgagctattttttttgttttttttccattttattatttttttgtgctGACCCAGGTCTgaatttgaatttttaagAATATGATCAAAGTCGAATTTTCTATCTATGCCAAACTTTTGTGAAgacattaaaattattttattttttttttttttattatacatatttatatatgaatggATAGATTGAAGTACATGATAATAAGTAAGTGTTTCgatattatttgtaattAGTACATGCTCTAGTAGATTCATTTCTGTTGAAAAAtctttaaattttgaataaCTCAATTGTGTAATATCTGAAACAACATGAAATGGATTATATGTTTCTTtccatttttctttttttaatttatatttatatcctaaatttaatattccATCGGAGTTTGGACAATCTATATACGATACTAACTTAGTTCCATCTTTTAATGGctgtattaaatatttatgtaaatcGTTATCAATTATTTCCCCTTCTGTTTTAAAATCACAAGGTACTATTGTTTGATTATATCCATCTTTTTCAATACATGcataatcatattttttataactatgacctgaataaaaaaaaaaaaatatatcaccAGGATTATTATCTTTAACTAACCATTCTAAtgctaataatatatttctttttgttgGTCTATAATTTGGATTTGTTTGATTATCTACgagttttaatatattcatcgaagaatcataaaaattatatttttttattaacaaatcCTTTGTTATTGTTGCATCATTGATACATCCATTTAATTCATTTGATGTACCACAATAATTTATTCCAATTAATaaagctttttttttatttccacaagaaaagtataatattttttctgaGTTTGGAGATGGTATATAATTTCGTGAGTACTGGAAATGCTGCTGATACTGAAAgattttatcatcattagGATTTGAAAAAggtacattattttttgtgctATACATACTATTATGATCAAAATTCGAATAAGTgctactattattatagtGGGTATCATTTGGTGtgtcataaatattttttatattatcattgtATGTAGACTTATTAAAATGAttaggaaataaaatatcgtttgttttatttatataattagaACTATTTTGGTCCGCacctttatatatatagtgaCTTGTATATTCTGGTGTCGAGATGGGGTCATAACTGTTTTGCATTCCTTCGCCacttttatatacataattattttcctttggctttttaaatatttcattataaatctgactatttttatagtcTCCTAAATTTGTAATTccattaaatttatttatattaattaattgtTTTATGATTGATGCCTCATCTTCATTTTCCCAGATGGCATTTCTTATTTGTTGGTCTTGATATGTGGGTAATGattctttaatattaaaaaataatatgtctTTTTGATTTCTAACTATATTAATTGATAATTCTAAggtacatttttttaaaacctCAATTAAAgctatattttcttttattatttgccctgtttttatattatttaatgtgaaaattgtataggcacattgtttatttaataagttACTCTCCCATACTTctacataaataatttgatcattttgataatttatatttgtaattgGTATTAAAAAGGtttcattaaatatataatgccCCCCATCTTTTGTTTggcttttatattttttatcatcccagtatatttttacataatgTGAGTTTCTTTCTGAATTGTTTACAAATTTCAATTCATGTACTTTAACATAAATTTGGGCCATTTCAAAagacataataaaatgatatatattacataaaaatgcaaGGTCTATATGTGTGTAGGAAAATACTATTCCTCTATGAAttgtcaaaaaaaaatgaatttacaaatttcgatttatgtaaaaatggTTAGGAAAGTAtgaagatatatataatgctcACACATATAccctattttttaatttacaaaaaaaaagtacaTAAAGCTGTTTTACAAAtacttatttttcataatatattaataacaCGTTTTGGTGTCATTCATTTGGTTTAttgtataaatttgtttataattatttaataaaaaatgtataaaaaataaagtgcAGTGATAAGCAAACAAAAGGCAAACTAATAAAACAAGAGTGGCATTGAGATTGTTAACTGCATTTTgtgtattataataaaccCAAAACAAAAGTaacaaaaagaaagaaaataaaatattttcaaaaaaaatatacacgtatatatgcatgcaaCTAAAAATAAGTCATAGAAATTTCTCAACAAATATTTCCATATGTACATACAGACTGAATTACCACAGtctatatacaaaataaaattttttgttttcaaaaaaaggGGTTAATGctatattaatatgaacaattcatattttattattccatTTATTTGGCTTGTTGTTATATGATGGGATTTTCCCATATTAAgtttttcaattatttaACTATTTCACTATATGTATTGTCATTTTACAAaggcatatattattctcaaaatatttacttaTGAAGAATAGGACATATGTGTgttattcataaaaaatagataaGCTAACCTAAACATAGccaattttaatttgaatGAGACTTAATTAAATGCCtgacttttatttttttttttctgaacgTTCAGAATGTGTGCATAtttggaatattttttaggcaactacaaataaaacaaacaaataaaccaatgaataataaaagaactCAAGAATATACCTACTTATTTCCACACCTATctgttaattttaataggatatacatataaataaatattatactaatatgaaaatattcataCAAATCTTTaagaattttatattataataaaaacatataatttattatttcattttttaataattttttttttgtttgaatatatttttgacatagtatatgataaaaatgagtacttgatttatttcaattttttatatttttttttcgccttttttaatttagcGTTTATTGGAAcgcatttaaatttatataaaattgtgtttttgtttatccaaataattttactactttattatgatattaatgcaaaaaaaaaaatggataataatattaaggAACTAATTAAAAGGGAAAAAGAGCGAAGGAAATTATTAAGAGaccaaaagaaaaaaagtgaACAAAATAGTGAGAAAGACCAAAAtgatttttctttaaaaattaaaaataacaatgaaGAGAATGAAGaatacgaaaaaaataacaacaCCATACAGGAATACAAGGATACTAATATTGTAagtgtaataaaaaataaagataatgtTACAGTCAAAAAGGGTGGCTCaaattcaaatataaaaagagtACATTTTGAAGAGCCGGCAACACCATTAAATAGGattaataaagataataatttacaaaatgcatttatggattattttgatgaagatgatgaagaaaatgatatacCAGATAAAAGTTCCCCTTCTACTACAAACAATTTAAAGGTTAATAgccaaaataataataaagacaTTCCAAAGAATTTCTTTGATATTCCAGTTTCCACAAATTCTGGAAATAATTCCATTGCTCAAATATCGAGAAATGCCAAAGTTCaaggaaaagaaaaaagtttaaataatgaattatcAAGCGATGATGAAACATATAATGATACATACAGGAGCACAACTAGCGAGCAAAggatatatgaaaatgatagaTATGGTGTAGGAGATTTGTTACCATCCActgaaaaagaagaaaatgtGGAGGTGATAGAAACATATGAAATAATTGATCAGCCTGTTGATAAAATAGACATTGAATGGGGAGAAGattttcgaaaaaaaattcaaaaaaagagaaaaggAATAAGCATTTACGAAgattatgaaaatgaacatgatgaagaaaatgaattaaatgaaGAGAACCATCagaataaacaaattgaaagtgaagaaaaaaatgacgAGAATGGAACTGGTTTAATGAACTTGTTTAATAACGAAATATATGATAGTAAACACTTCAAAATGTTAGACACTGCATATTACGAAGAGTTGGAATACTTACATAAATTGTTggtagaaaaaaaaaaaaatatattaggtGATTTACATGAAGAAGAGCATGACCAAAATGAAGACAAGGATAACGCAATATTAGATGAGTTAGACGAAttccataaaaaaaaaaataaaaaacataataataataacgatacatatgaaaattttaatattgatGAAATTTACGAATTactgaatataaaaaaaaatagccaaTATGGTTTTGGAACCATTGGGacaaatatacaaaacaataataatgacaAAGAGTTACATAATAATacgaataaaaaaaataatattcctAAAGGATTTTTTGATGATAGGGAAAAAGATATTCTTGTTAGAGAAAATGTTTCTTTATccaaaataaatcaaaagatagaagaaattaaaaaacgaaaaaaattatttttgaaggaatacaaaaatacagaaaatttatttgaagaaaaaaaaaacacctACATTGATTATCTATATGGTGataaatttgataataaagaaaatattcttaatgaaattaaaacacaaacaaataatttatataataaaaaaaatgaatttaaaacaaaagatgaaaaaaaaaaaaaaaaacaaaagcaaacaaataataaagatgatGAGCTTTATGATTTCGAGAATGATCTTTTCGATTGgagaacaaaaaatatattctcaTCACGAAATAgccaaaaaaattaaatgctAATACAGAtttaacaatatattaattatttgatttgtttcaaacattttttataacttttaaaaagaaacaagTGTGTTAAAGATGAAAAGCATTAGACAAATGCTAGCTATATCCAAGAcaacattatttattatatagccatttataaaataatatgaaaatgttaatatGGGCTCAATTAATAAGATAGATTTGGAGGAGGAAGACTGATTAGTTTGCTTATTCAGtcatttatgtattttatatattttgtattttttttttgtgtaaaCCATGGTATGCAATAATTAGAAATATTCATTGCTTTTTCTATGGTTTAAAAGGTAGCATATTGCTACTTTTCTTTTAACTTATCTGttcgattttttattttctcctTGCATGTTCAGGTTGTAAACCtgttttatcttttattttctgacatattcagaaaaaaaaatatagttgctcatgcattttatatgtgtgcaaagtaattttttttaatgaaaaattatagaaaagaagaaatattTGACATACGAATTTTGTTCTCATTccgtatgcatatatatatagtttatttgtatgcatttttgtattttgtctttttttttcctgtttattattacaattttaattaataaaacttttaattttacaaCCCTTGAaagcaatttttttattttatatgctaTTACtttaaaagagaaaaaaaaataaaagctaCACAGctaaaaatttaagaatacaaatattatgcatatgcataatatgaTGGAAATAGCTAGTTAACCAATATTTatctaatttatattattataatttttttatgtctatctaaaataacaatagtaaaataatttataaatgaaatgcATAATTTCTTTATGTCTCGTGTGTATATCATAAGAGCTTAAGAAATGATTATGGGTATGGGATTATTTTTCTCAATatggtatatataatacacatACGtacacatttatttttatatttttctttcatttgaattgtgtaaaaaaattaatatatataaaatgtaataaaaaaacaagcaTCAAGAAAAGGTAATTTCATTATCATATATGAATGAATAATGATCTTCGAAATGGGTAAGTGCAAAGTAgctaaagaaaaaaataagggGGATTAagcacaaaaaaatataaattattacatatatcacataatattataataatatatatatgcatcaATTAGGGAAGTATAGCGTAAACGCTTTATTAGGAAAggacatataaaaatacgatatataattttgtcaaaataaaattaattgtttatacatttatttatttttccttcGTCTTTAAAATACACTGGAAAAAcctttaataaataaaaataatatttcacaCCTTTTCATATTCCAATAATCTTagtatgtattatatatagcaGGTGTGACATACACAATAAATGCTTTATcatttctcttttttttttttaatattaaaattttttttttaattttaacaGTTATTTACCGTATCATAAGTatcttaaatttttttgttttttattattttttatccaTTCTAGTAAATTAGTTACacccatttttattatacatgctctatgaaaaaaaaaaaaaaataaatgtgaaAGATAATGTATTGCTGTGAATTCAAGTTAAACATTTACAATACacatttgttaatataattattaaatttagtTATGTATTTATGAGAAAGGAGCAAATGAAATTTACGTGTTCATaagtttattaaatttttttattattacgtGTATGCAGTCTGCAATCTTGTTAAGCTTGTTCCGTTAGCTTCTTAATTCGAGTCCACTACTCTCACTAACATTATTAACAGAAATTGTGATAAGAATAGAAGATAATCCCTGTTAAGAGGTATATACACATTTCACACGAGTATCaaaagtaaaaatttacatatatataaattgaaTAATATAGTGTTATACATtgtgttttaaaaaatgtcgAGCATGTTCAATGAAAACGAGTTATCTGGGATTGACGCTCATAGTGTTTTTGGGAATAACAATAACAATGAAACAGAAggttatgaaaataaaagaaaagattATAATGACAATTCAAATATGAGTATTAATCAAAGGGCAGAAGACGAAGAAGATGAAGAAGATGATGAGGAAGATGAGGAACCATCGCATGTAcaagatgaaaatatggCTAAagtttttgaaaaatttttaaaaacattttctgaaaaaaaaaataataaattagatCCAGAAAGTGATGAAGATAGTGATAGTGTATGGAgagataatttaaattttgattttccAAGTGAATTAGAAATAGGAAGTAATGCTCATTATGTTCaagtattatatacaatattacaaaattcattttcaaGGAATAAAGTATTAGTAGTTGATATGAAGCATGTATTAATGTGGGAACCAACGGATAGGAATCGATTTGATATCGGTAgtcaattatatatgtacataaaaagacattttttaagaatCTTAGATATTTTTGAACAGAAGGTTCAATTATTAGCTGAAAGTATTAATCCTGTTAAAACTAAAGAAGTTGGTAAAATTTGTTTAcgattttataataaaaaaaatcccATCCATTCATTAAGAAGTTTGAGATGTGAAATGTTAGGAGAAATGATAAGTGTGAGAGGTCAAGTTACAAGAACATCTGACGTTAGACCTGAATTAACATTAGCATCTTTTAAATGTAATGAATGtggaaatattattaatggTGTTAAACAACAATTTCGATATACACAACCAAGTAAATGTCCATCAGCTAGTTGTAGTAATATGCATGATTGGTCATTAGTTTTAGAACAGTCTTATTTTGTCGATTGGCAAAAGATTAGATTACAAGAAATAGCACAAGAGAGTCCACCAGGATCTATGCCTAGAAACATGGATGTTATTTTACGAAATGATATTGTCGATAGTGTACATGCAGGTGATAGGATAATAGTAACTGGTTGTTTAATTGTTGTTCCTGATATTCCAACATTAATGAAACCTGGTGATATACCTAGAAGTGTAGCTAGACAAatgctaaaaaaaaatgaaaactcTTTAGTATCACAAGGATTAACAGGTATTAAAGGTGTTGGTGTACAAGATTTAAATCATAAGctttgtatatatgcatgtcaaatagaaaaattaaataattcaaaaaaagacAATTCATTTGATGAACAAACTCAAGTTGATATTAACTGtgaagaaatattaaattgtgATGATTTGAAATGGTTAAGAGAAATAGCTATGCATCCTAATACTATTGATATATTAGCTGAGTGCATTGCACCGAAAATATGGGGTAAtattgaaattaaaaaaggtgCACTACTTATGATGACAGGGGGTgtacaaaaaattacatcaaattgtaaattaagaggtgatataaatatgtgtataGTTGGTGATCCAGGTACTGCTAAAAGTgagatattaaaatatgtcgAAAGTTTTGCACCGAGAGCAATATTTACTTCAGGAAAAGGGTCGACTGCAGCAGGTTTAACAGCAGCAGTGCACCGAGATCCAGATCAAGGAGATACAGTATTAGAAGCAGGTGCATTAATGTATGCAGATCAAGGAATATGTTGTATTGATGAGTTTGATAAGATGGACGAAAAAGATCGAGTAGCAATTCATGAAGCAATGGAACAACAAACAATATCAATTACAAAAGCTGGTATTCAAGCAACATTAAATGCTAGAGCATCTGTTTTAGCTGCTTGTAATCCAAAATACGGACGATATGATTCACTTAAAACATTCGCCCAAAATGTGAATATACCTGCCCCATTATTATCGAGATtcgatttattttatactaTGTTAGATACTATAGATATAGATAAAGATACAAACATAGCAAACCATTTAGTATCTATGCATTGTGGTGATGAAGCAGAAAGACATTTAAAAGCTAATGCTGGTAAATTAGATAATGTAAAATTAGAAATTTATCTTGAGTTAAGTAAAAGAGTTAAACCATTACTTACTGATGaagcaaaatataaactaaTACATTATTATGTATCGTTCAGAAATATTGAATATTCACCAGGTGCTCAAAGATCAATGAGAATGACAGTTCGTCAATTAGAATCACTTATACGTTTAAGTGAAGCTGTtgcaaaattaaaattttctcATTTTGTAGATGTAAAACATGTTGAAATAGCTTGCTCGATTTTTAAAGCAtctatgaaaaaaatatcaaatgaaaaagaaattaattTAGATGAAGAACCCGAAAAACCAAGTAGTGGCGCAACATATATGGgtaatgaaaatagtaCTATGAACAATGGAGAAAATCAAACAGATAATacagaaattaaaaaaacaacagTTATTAAAGCAAGTGaatatcaatatatatctgcaattatttttgaaattattaaagaatacgaatttaataataataatgagtGTATGACACAAGATCAATTGATAGAATCTTATTTAAAAGACTATGCAAAAGCAGAATCTACAGAACACTTAGACGAATGgatatacaaattaaaaaaaattattaacagATTAATTAATCAAGATATGAAACTATTAAGtgaaacaaatgaaaatgatcccgaaaatattatacttaGAATCCATCCTAATTATGCAGGTCCATCAGCAGAAGGGGTtgtttcaaataaaaatacttatGGATATAACACCTTCAAAAATTATCAGACTGATCAAAATGTTCCAGACGATGATGTTGATTTCCAGGAAGATATAATGGacttttaatttgttcGTCATGTTGCTTAATgtgcttatttttta
This genomic interval from Plasmodium chabaudi chabaudi strain AS genome assembly, chromosome: 11 contains the following:
- a CDS encoding 60S ribosomal protein L7-2, putative, which codes for MNKGKQNKKAINNKIGNKKKKHVKFKRVKKVQFKGEKKILIKKSENSQNLKKTHKKRKFSTAYKKKEYEKKLQKQENEYVNLKNQLENEKFDDNIHCVFAMKNNIDCINPKSKEILQELNLQEKFKGVLLVNNKENMEKLFLVKPYVCYGYLKKYNCYNLLEKKLYLKDNNEIKRCDSNKIIEKLFSNEGINSFPLFCEYIFECKNNADNIMKEYIIPFDFSFLKNSTTFDFLQFKNDLVGFMKDEINDVLEKII
- a CDS encoding metacaspase-1, putative, which codes for MSFEMAQIYVKVHELKFVNNSERNSHYVKIYWDDKKYKSQTKDGGHYIFNETFLIPITNINYQNDQIIYVEVWESNLLNKQCAYTIFTLNNIKTGQIIKENIALIEVLKKCTLELSINIVRNQKDILFFNIKESLPTYQDQQIRNAIWENEDEASIIKQLININKFNGITNLGDYKNSQIYNEIFKKPKENNYVYKSGEGMQNSYDPISTPEYTSHYIYKGADQNSSNYINKTNDILFPNHFNKSTYNDNIKNIYDTPNDTHYNNSSTYSNFDHNSMYSTKNNVPFSNPNDDKIFQYQQHFQYSRNYIPSPNSEKILYFSCGNKKKALLIGINYCGTSNELNGCINDATITKDLLIKKYNFYDSSMNILKLVDNQTNPNYRPTKRNILLALEWLVKDNNPGDIFFFFYSGHSYKKYDYACIEKDGYNQTIVPCDFKTEGEIIDNDLHKYLIQPLKDGTKLVSYIDCPNSDGILNLGYKYKLKKEKWKETYNPFHVVSDITQLSYSKFKDFSTEMNLLEHVLITNNIETLTYYHVLQSIHSYINMYNKKKKNKIILMSSQKFGIDRKFDFDHILKNSNSDLGQHKKIIKWKKNKKNSSKN
- a CDS encoding DNA replication licensing factor MCM6, putative translates to MSSMFNENELSGIDAHSVFGNNNNNETEGYENKRKDYNDNSNMSINQRAEDEEDEEDDEEDEEPSHVQDENMAKVFEKFLKTFSEKKNNKLDPESDEDSDSVWRDNLNFDFPSELEIGSNAHYVQVLYTILQNSFSRNKVLVVDMKHVLMWEPTDRNRFDIGSQLYMYIKRHFLRILDIFEQKVQLLAESINPVKTKEVGKICLRFYNKKNPIHSLRSLRCEMLGEMISVRGQVTRTSDVRPELTLASFKCNECGNIINGVKQQFRYTQPSKCPSASCSNMHDWSLVLEQSYFVDWQKIRLQEIAQESPPGSMPRNMDVILRNDIVDSVHAGDRIIVTGCLIVVPDIPTLMKPGDIPRSVARQMLKKNENSLVSQGLTGIKGVGVQDLNHKLCIYACQIEKLNNSKKDNSFDEQTQVDINCEEILNCDDLKWLREIAMHPNTIDILAECIAPKIWGNIEIKKGALLMMTGGVQKITSNCKLRGDINMCIVGDPGTAKSEILKYVESFAPRAIFTSGKGSTAAGLTAAVHRDPDQGDTVLEAGALMYADQGICCIDEFDKMDEKDRVAIHEAMEQQTISITKAGIQATLNARASVLAACNPKYGRYDSLKTFAQNVNIPAPLLSRFDLFYTMLDTIDIDKDTNIANHLVSMHCGDEAERHLKANAGKLDNVKLEIYLELSKRVKPLLTDEAKYKLIHYYVSFRNIEYSPGAQRSMRMTVRQLESLIRLSEAVAKLKFSHFVDVKHVEIACSIFKASMKKISNEKEINLDEEPEKPSSGATYMGNENSTMNNGENQTDNTEIKKTTVIKASEYQYISAIIFEIIKEYEFNNNNECMTQDQLIESYLKDYAKAESTEHLDEWIYKLKKIINRLINQDMKLLSETNENDPENIILRIHPNYAGPSAEGVVSNKNTYGYNTFKNYQTDQNVPDDDVDFQEDIMDF